The following coding sequences are from one Paenibacillus sp. FSL R5-0912 window:
- a CDS encoding YjhG/YagF family D-xylonate dehydratase: MKEAIDDTIPVHTAAEGPAGKLPITGEQLRSAPSGEIFGMTQNAGMGWNPLLLNRPQYLILGTMGGIRREDGSPLALGYHTGHWEIGVMMEEIAEELTANQGIPFAGYVSDPCDGRSQGTTGMFDSLPYRNDAAVVLRRLIRSLPTRKGVLGVATCDKGLPAMMLALAGMRHQLPGIIVPGGVTLPPVNGEDAGKVQSIGARFSNGELSLEDAADLGCRACATPGGGCQFLGTAATAQVIAEALGMSLPHSALSPSGQPVWKNIGRQSARALQHMEHSGIVMSDILTDQAIKNAMVLHAAFGGSTNLLLHLPAVAHAAGLKIPTVDDWNEVNRQVPRLVSVLPNGPVPHPTIRVFLAGGVPEVMLHLRRLGLIDESVLTVTGRTLGENLDWWETSQRRTDMRRRLQEADGIDPDSVIMSPEEAKRQGMASTMTFPTGNLCPEGAVIKSAAIDPSVLDSEGVYRHTGRVKVFTAEKDAIRSIKDGKVKAGDILAIIGRGPSGTGMEETYQLTSALKHLPYGKYVTLITDARFSGVSTGACIGHMGPEALAGGPLGKLRDNDWVEVLIDTVKLDGSVNLVGEGGEGGQPLSKEAGTLILASRTPHPGLAVDPGLPDDTRLWAALQAASGGTWQGCVYDTDKIIALLEAGRQALGEKA, from the coding sequence ATGAAGGAAGCCATAGATGATACTATTCCTGTACATACCGCTGCGGAGGGTCCCGCAGGCAAGCTGCCGATTACAGGAGAGCAGCTGCGAAGTGCACCAAGCGGAGAAATCTTCGGCATGACTCAGAATGCGGGCATGGGCTGGAATCCGCTGCTGCTGAACAGACCGCAATATCTGATTCTCGGCACAATGGGCGGAATCCGGCGGGAGGACGGCAGTCCGCTAGCGCTCGGTTACCATACCGGACACTGGGAAATCGGCGTGATGATGGAAGAAATTGCTGAGGAGCTCACCGCCAATCAGGGGATACCGTTTGCCGGTTATGTCAGTGATCCCTGTGACGGGCGTTCCCAGGGGACCACGGGCATGTTCGATTCTCTTCCTTACCGGAATGATGCTGCCGTGGTTCTACGGCGGCTGATTCGTTCCCTGCCTACCCGCAAAGGAGTTCTGGGCGTAGCCACCTGCGATAAAGGTCTGCCCGCCATGATGCTGGCGCTGGCCGGAATGCGGCATCAGCTTCCGGGGATTATCGTGCCTGGCGGCGTTACACTGCCGCCGGTTAACGGCGAGGATGCCGGCAAGGTGCAGAGCATCGGAGCGCGGTTCAGCAATGGTGAACTTTCGCTCGAGGATGCAGCAGATCTGGGCTGCCGGGCCTGCGCGACCCCGGGAGGCGGCTGTCAATTCCTCGGCACCGCCGCAACGGCCCAGGTGATTGCTGAAGCACTGGGCATGTCACTGCCACATTCGGCTCTGTCACCATCGGGGCAGCCGGTCTGGAAGAATATCGGCCGCCAGTCGGCCCGCGCACTTCAGCATATGGAGCATAGCGGGATAGTGATGAGTGATATTCTTACAGATCAGGCTATTAAGAACGCGATGGTACTGCATGCTGCGTTCGGAGGCTCCACGAATCTGTTGCTGCATCTGCCGGCCGTTGCCCATGCCGCCGGGTTGAAGATTCCTACAGTAGATGACTGGAACGAGGTGAACCGCCAGGTTCCCCGGCTGGTCAGTGTGCTTCCGAACGGTCCGGTGCCGCATCCTACGATCCGCGTGTTCCTGGCAGGCGGTGTCCCTGAAGTCATGCTGCATTTACGGCGCCTAGGACTGATTGATGAATCCGTACTGACGGTAACGGGGCGGACACTGGGCGAGAATCTCGACTGGTGGGAGACTTCGCAGAGACGGACGGACATGCGCAGGAGATTACAGGAAGCGGACGGTATTGACCCGGATTCTGTGATCATGAGCCCGGAAGAGGCCAAGCGGCAGGGTATGGCTTCCACGATGACGTTTCCCACCGGGAACCTCTGCCCTGAAGGGGCGGTGATCAAATCGGCAGCGATTGACCCTTCCGTCTTGGACAGCGAAGGAGTCTATAGGCATACGGGAAGAGTGAAGGTGTTCACTGCCGAGAAGGATGCTATCCGTAGCATTAAGGACGGCAAGGTGAAGGCTGGCGATATCCTAGCCATTATCGGCCGTGGGCCGAGCGGAACAGGAATGGAAGAGACCTACCAGCTGACATCCGCGCTCAAGCATCTGCCTTACGGCAAATATGTCACGCTGATCACGGATGCCCGTTTCTCCGGTGTGTCCACCGGTGCCTGCATCGGGCATATGGGACCGGAAGCGCTGGCGGGCGGTCCCCTCGGGAAGCTGCGGGATAATGACTGGGTAGAGGTGCTGATCGATACTGTGAAGCTGGATGGGAGCGTGAATCTGGTCGGGGAAGGCGGAGAAGGGGGACAGCCGCTGTCGAAGGAAGCAGGCACCTTGATTCTGGCTTCGCGGACTCCGCATCCGGGTCTTGCCGTTGATCCGGGACTGCCCGATGACACCCGGCTATGGGCCGCACTGCAGGCAGCAAGCGGAGGGACCTGGCAGGGCTGTGTCTACGATACCGACAAAATCATTGCCTTACTGGAAGCAGGACGGCAAGCATTGGGGGAGAAAGCATGA
- a CDS encoding IclR family transcriptional regulator has product MDRKYWVPALERADLILTAISRKPGEHKMTDLCDETGINKSSMFSLLRTMETLQWVVKDDREAYALGAGVSYYNTVYNESLKQNTNLVERFLVSSAQSVRVIGETFQLSVLDRDEIIYLAKQEGPSLVRLESSPGMRFPAHATAMGKMMLALLPEAELLRRYSGKTLTAVTSHTLTSWAEFTAALSEIREAGYAVDREEIIQGISCVAAPILDATGNAVAAVSTTMLQHAFADKQEAAVREVIELARKLSSC; this is encoded by the coding sequence TTGGACCGGAAATATTGGGTTCCAGCTTTAGAACGGGCCGATCTGATTCTTACGGCAATCTCCAGGAAGCCCGGAGAACATAAGATGACCGACCTGTGCGATGAAACGGGCATTAACAAAAGCTCCATGTTCTCGCTGCTACGCACGATGGAAACCCTGCAATGGGTGGTGAAGGATGACAGGGAGGCTTACGCACTGGGGGCTGGGGTTTCCTACTATAATACGGTTTACAACGAATCCCTTAAGCAGAATACGAATCTGGTGGAGCGGTTCCTGGTAAGCTCTGCACAGAGTGTCAGGGTAATCGGGGAAACCTTTCAGTTATCGGTTCTTGACCGGGATGAGATTATCTATCTGGCCAAGCAGGAAGGGCCCTCACTTGTGAGGCTGGAGTCCAGCCCAGGGATGCGGTTCCCGGCACATGCGACCGCCATGGGCAAGATGATGCTGGCATTGCTGCCGGAAGCCGAGCTCCTAAGACGTTATTCCGGCAAAACCTTAACTGCGGTTACGTCTCACACGTTGACGAGTTGGGCGGAATTCACGGCTGCATTGTCTGAGATTCGTGAGGCCGGTTACGCCGTGGACCGGGAAGAAATTATTCAGGGCATCAGCTGTGTGGCTGCGCCGATTCTGGATGCTACAGGAAATGCCGTTGCCGCTGTAAGCACCACGATGCTGCAGCATGCTTTTGCCGATAAACAGGAGGCTGCGGTCCGGGAAGTGATAGAGCTGGCGAGGAAACTATCCTCGTGTTAA
- a CDS encoding dihydrodipicolinate synthase family protein encodes MKISNMTVRPHHTGIIPPVPTILDQSGKFDPSGMKLLIDSLIRQGVQGLFFLGTAGEFSLFSTEQREEIAEVCVKYTNGRLPVWIGTGSNTTAETLRLTKHAAEQGATGVVVINPYYYKLSEEALFSHYASILEAVDVPLMLYNFPALTGQDLSPAFVSRLAAKYTNVTGIKETVDQLSHIRQMIMQVKAVKPDFSVFCGFDEYLLPTLAAGGDGAIAASANFAPQLMLGLLSSFLKNDLAEVHELHRRIIEIPALYSIDDPFIPSIKEAIRLAGVPVSTFCLAPVTPWNADKEVRLKEIFSRAGISQVSI; translated from the coding sequence ATGAAAATTTCTAACATGACCGTGAGACCGCATCATACAGGCATCATCCCCCCGGTTCCGACGATTCTGGATCAATCCGGAAAATTCGACCCTAGCGGAATGAAGCTGCTGATCGACAGCCTGATCCGGCAAGGAGTTCAGGGACTCTTTTTCCTCGGGACAGCCGGAGAATTCAGCTTGTTCAGCACCGAGCAGCGCGAGGAAATCGCTGAGGTATGCGTTAAATACACGAATGGCCGTCTTCCCGTATGGATTGGTACCGGCAGCAATACGACAGCAGAGACCCTCCGCCTTACCAAGCATGCTGCGGAGCAAGGAGCAACAGGCGTCGTTGTCATTAATCCTTATTATTACAAGCTTAGCGAGGAGGCTTTGTTCTCGCATTATGCCTCAATTCTGGAAGCCGTTGATGTGCCGCTGATGCTGTACAACTTCCCGGCACTGACTGGCCAGGATCTGAGTCCGGCCTTCGTCAGCCGCCTTGCCGCCAAATACACAAATGTAACTGGAATTAAGGAAACCGTAGACCAGCTCAGCCATATCCGGCAGATGATTATGCAGGTGAAGGCGGTCAAACCGGACTTCTCGGTATTTTGCGGTTTCGATGAATATCTGCTGCCCACGCTTGCTGCCGGTGGAGACGGGGCGATTGCCGCCAGTGCCAACTTCGCACCGCAGCTGATGCTCGGGTTACTCAGCAGCTTCCTGAAGAATGATCTGGCAGAGGTGCATGAGCTGCACCGGAGAATCATAGAGATCCCTGCGCTGTATAGCATTGATGATCCTTTCATTCCTTCAATAAAAGAAGCCATTCGTCTGGCTGGTGTGCCGGTGTCCACCTTCTGTCTTGCACCCGTAACCCCCTGGAATGCTGACAAGGAGGTTAGATTGAAAGAGATTTTCAGCCGGGCGGGAATCTCCCAAGTCTCTATCTAG
- a CDS encoding sugar diacid recognition domain-containing protein, with the protein MMMDIPYNIIIMNHQGIIVGSGKKERVGTVHQGAVKALSTGQMVEVLEDGLYEKKGPTNRLSSATPALV; encoded by the coding sequence ATGATGATGGATATTCCTTATAACATCATCATCATGAATCATCAGGGGATTATTGTCGGCAGTGGAAAGAAAGAACGGGTCGGCACCGTTCACCAGGGTGCAGTCAAGGCATTGTCCACCGGGCAAATGGTCGAGGTGCTGGAGGATGGTCTGTATGAGAAAAAAGGACCAACGAACCGATTGTCATCGGCAACACCCGCGTTGGTGTGA
- a CDS encoding sugar diacid recognition domain-containing protein has protein sequence MIGISGSPEEVRPFCNIVRTTVSLLLIEQRNTLENLANEANRKKAMLEMRLAHQGAYSQKLRKEAAA, from the coding sequence GTGATCGGAATTTCCGGGAGCCCTGAGGAAGTCCGGCCTTTTTGCAACATCGTAAGAACAACGGTATCCCTCCTGCTCATCGAACAGCGGAACACACTGGAGAATCTCGCGAATGAGGCAAACCGCAAGAAGGCTATGCTGGAAATGCGGCTCGCCCATCAGGGAGCGTATTCCCAGAAATTAAGAAAAGAAGCTGCTGCATAA
- a CDS encoding glycerate kinase family protein has product MREKTFVLAPDSFKESMTAKEVCLAMESGLRKIYPEAAYIHVPMADGGEGTVQSLVDASGGEIHYKKVVGPLGQPVTAKYGILGDGETAAIEMASASGIQLVDKAERNPLITTTYGTGELIMECLERGIRKIIIGIGGSATNDGGAGMAEALGARFIDEAGKLLPRGGGSLGRLSSVDISSLDARLQQIQLIVACDVTNPLCGDHGASAVFGPQKGATPEMVQQLDANLAHYAAVVKQQLGKDVRDLPGAGAAGGLGAGLMIFTQATLQKGIEIVIEYTGLGRKLADADFVLTGEGGIDFQTKFGKTPYGVARTAKANGKKVIALAGYIGEGIETLYAEGIDAIFGIVPGASSLEQLLAEGPANVERTCENIARLLKLSE; this is encoded by the coding sequence ATGAGAGAGAAAACCTTTGTACTGGCACCGGATTCCTTTAAGGAGAGTATGACTGCGAAGGAAGTCTGTCTTGCGATGGAGAGCGGACTGCGGAAGATTTATCCGGAAGCGGCTTATATCCATGTTCCCATGGCAGACGGCGGAGAGGGGACGGTACAGTCTCTTGTCGATGCTTCCGGCGGGGAGATTCATTATAAAAAAGTCGTGGGGCCGCTGGGACAGCCGGTTACGGCGAAATACGGGATTCTGGGCGACGGAGAGACTGCGGCGATCGAAATGGCTTCTGCCAGCGGCATTCAGCTGGTGGACAAGGCGGAACGGAATCCGCTGATCACAACGACTTACGGTACGGGTGAGCTGATTATGGAATGTCTGGAACGGGGAATCCGCAAGATTATCATCGGCATCGGCGGGAGTGCGACCAATGACGGCGGCGCAGGCATGGCCGAGGCGCTGGGTGCGAGATTCATCGATGAGGCGGGGAAGTTGCTGCCGCGCGGCGGCGGCAGTCTGGGCCGACTGAGCAGCGTCGACATCAGCTCACTTGATGCAAGACTGCAGCAGATTCAGCTGATTGTGGCTTGTGATGTGACGAATCCGCTCTGCGGTGATCACGGGGCATCGGCGGTATTCGGCCCGCAAAAAGGCGCTACACCTGAAATGGTGCAGCAGCTTGATGCCAATCTCGCTCATTATGCGGCGGTGGTGAAGCAGCAGCTTGGCAAGGATGTGCGGGATCTTCCCGGTGCCGGTGCGGCCGGCGGTCTGGGGGCAGGCCTTATGATCTTCACGCAGGCCACACTCCAGAAGGGGATCGAGATCGTGATTGAATACACGGGTCTAGGCCGGAAGCTGGCGGATGCGGATTTCGTATTAACCGGTGAAGGCGGAATCGATTTCCAGACGAAATTCGGCAAAACACCATATGGTGTAGCCCGTACCGCCAAGGCCAACGGCAAGAAGGTGATTGCCCTGGCCGGCTACATCGGCGAAGGAATTGAAACGCTGTATGCAGAAGGCATTGATGCCATCTTCGGCATAGTCCCGGGCGCTTCCAGCCTGGAGCAGTTATTGGCTGAAGGCCCGGCTAATGTTGAGCGGACCTGCGAGAATATTGCGAGGTTGCTGAAGCTTAGCGAATAG
- a CDS encoding MDR family MFS transporter yields MNEATQIKVKYKVIPVLVALLLGGFIGLLSETMMNVALPVLMAEWNLSASTAQWITTGYILVISIIMPVSALLLQWFTTRKLFVTAISLFMLGTLAAGLAPGFGMLLIGRLVQAAGTAILMPVIFNTILTIIPPAKRGAAMGMVGLVMMVAPALGPTVSGLIIDKLDWHWMFWVLVPFLVIDFIIGLLNIENVATITKPKIDILSLVLSTIAFGGIVYGLSVVGEGDGGWGSPKVIACLVIGLAALLLFILRQLTMKQPIMNLRAFKYPMFTAGTLFIVIGFLTIFATSYLLPIFMQGSLRLSALYAGLLMLPAGLVNAILSPIIGRSFDKVGPRVLVIPGMIILSAAMWMFTSVDVNTPVYMIILMHCCMTVGLALTLMPAQTNGLNQLPRELHPHGTAIMNTLQQLASAVGTALIVSVMTAGQSTYISTHLDTAAADMGSLSLAAGVHNAFILAAVITLIGVIAGFFVRRSIVHSHAAAQPDTPRRQTAS; encoded by the coding sequence ATGAATGAGGCAACACAAATCAAGGTGAAATACAAGGTAATCCCTGTGCTCGTTGCGCTATTATTAGGGGGATTCATCGGGTTGTTAAGTGAGACCATGATGAACGTGGCCCTGCCCGTGCTTATGGCGGAGTGGAATCTTTCCGCTTCAACCGCACAATGGATCACCACAGGTTACATTCTGGTCATCAGCATCATTATGCCGGTCTCAGCCTTACTGCTGCAGTGGTTCACAACTAGAAAACTATTTGTGACAGCGATCAGCTTATTTATGCTCGGAACCTTGGCCGCAGGGCTTGCCCCGGGCTTTGGGATGCTGCTTATCGGGCGTTTGGTTCAAGCAGCGGGTACCGCAATCTTGATGCCGGTCATCTTCAATACGATCCTGACTATTATTCCACCCGCTAAACGCGGGGCGGCTATGGGTATGGTAGGTCTCGTGATGATGGTAGCTCCGGCGCTTGGACCTACCGTGTCCGGGCTGATCATCGACAAGCTGGATTGGCACTGGATGTTCTGGGTGCTGGTTCCTTTCCTGGTGATCGACTTTATTATCGGGCTGCTTAATATTGAGAACGTGGCAACGATCACCAAACCGAAGATTGATATTTTGTCGCTTGTCCTGTCCACCATCGCCTTTGGAGGTATCGTATACGGGCTTAGTGTTGTGGGCGAAGGAGACGGAGGCTGGGGCAGTCCGAAGGTTATTGCCTGCCTTGTTATCGGACTTGCAGCGCTCTTACTGTTTATCTTGCGCCAGCTCACGATGAAGCAGCCGATCATGAATCTGCGGGCGTTCAAATATCCTATGTTCACAGCAGGTACGTTGTTTATTGTGATCGGCTTCCTGACGATTTTCGCTACATCGTATTTGCTGCCGATCTTTATGCAGGGCTCACTGAGATTGTCAGCGCTGTATGCCGGACTGCTCATGCTTCCCGCAGGGCTGGTCAATGCCATACTGTCACCCATTATCGGACGGAGCTTTGATAAAGTCGGCCCCCGGGTACTGGTTATTCCGGGTATGATCATTCTGTCCGCTGCCATGTGGATGTTCACCAGCGTTGACGTAAATACTCCAGTCTACATGATCATTCTTATGCACTGCTGCATGACAGTGGGTCTGGCGCTTACCCTGATGCCGGCGCAGACGAACGGGCTGAATCAGCTGCCACGGGAACTGCATCCGCATGGTACAGCCATCATGAATACCCTGCAGCAGTTAGCCAGTGCAGTCGGGACAGCTCTGATTGTAAGTGTGATGACTGCCGGCCAAAGTACTTACATCAGTACTCATTTGGATACCGCAGCAGCGGATATGGGATCACTAAGTCTGGCGGCAGGCGTGCATAATGCGTTCATTCTGGCGGCAGTCATCACGCTGATTGGTGTGATTGCCGGATTCTTCGTGAGACGGAGTATCGTTCACAGTCATGCTGCAGCACAGCCGGATACGCCAAGACGGCAGACGGCTTCCTAA
- a CDS encoding MarR family winged helix-turn-helix transcriptional regulator yields the protein MDQYTEDIGYIMWRVTNNWQKLMKAELREVDLTHVQFALLRSCHALNERESASGVTQIQIAHNSDIDPMMASEVLRTLEKKGYISRVPHPQDTRAKLISLTESGVAVMERASRIVMSADQMFFSRLGPDMHDFIARLKTLST from the coding sequence ATGGATCAATATACGGAAGATATAGGTTATATCATGTGGAGAGTCACGAACAATTGGCAAAAGTTAATGAAAGCTGAGCTGCGGGAGGTGGATCTGACACATGTCCAGTTTGCGCTTCTGCGGTCCTGCCATGCACTGAATGAGCGGGAAAGCGCGTCCGGTGTGACGCAGATTCAGATTGCCCACAATTCTGATATCGATCCGATGATGGCTTCAGAAGTGCTGAGAACATTGGAGAAAAAAGGGTATATCAGCCGTGTGCCGCATCCGCAGGATACCAGAGCCAAGCTGATCTCACTGACCGAATCCGGTGTAGCTGTTATGGAACGTGCCAGCCGGATTGTTATGAGCGCGGACCAGATGTTTTTCTCCAGACTGGGGCCGGATATGCATGATTTCATTGCCCGCTTAAAGACGTTGTCGACATAG
- a CDS encoding DNA/RNA non-specific endonuclease — protein sequence MSSRKLIFNENEVQRLQTRIGQVSQDTNRLYLQLKGQSSGWGGIPLGDHLVKSQVMINELTVEAEKLEDIIRTALKGVAGLQEENKRQADKLTQQFSLLAGVFGSFGTQGPAGRVSIPAFVQKSVSHLITSVTVLLGKDELNNDPAVQKLRNIIQTSGLLTVEGIAAVSKLKDIFAARDGIAKAQMAFKVYEAFGNKTQMEAVHAQAEEARRKLVSLGVAKVQYEPGKDLSGYFKQPAVKACDYDPSITAESVPLIHNEEYLLQLRLAMEKSAAGNYARSQLEVKREEIRIAEAVRQVQEQIEAARRLNGPPLELPDGTPITASNKRNETTFNYYMERISDPKVTNQVLAYEMWLEDTYGMTEWRKKVVQADAVVRAFGEGLITEVIMGVADTATFAFKLVVHPVKTTTEMKNQAVYIMEHPEVLVEAAKMAYHNFDEGTPEEKAAMLGSVASILVPGLQVTKIGKAGKVFSGVEDVVSQAAKDALKGIKSKLPELGPVLQTPEGFAFKAGEIPDTPALPKTPVQQQYIDAMDEMGGNGGRVEGPGEVPEKTFADNPFDDTGKLIPNAKYKAGEHQYNYETDQLGRIEKFSTDELKLTARDERLPHDANTPGKVTGDHAGHLAGDRFGGSPEIDNLVSQSSNVNLSKYKKIENQWAAAIKEGKQVKVNVEVKYEGDNLRPSKFIIDYEIDGEFFSKDLLN from the coding sequence TTGTCTTCCAGGAAGCTTATATTTAATGAGAATGAAGTCCAGCGCCTGCAGACCAGAATAGGCCAGGTAAGCCAGGACACTAACCGGCTGTATTTGCAGCTGAAGGGCCAGTCCAGCGGCTGGGGCGGAATTCCCCTGGGAGACCACCTCGTGAAGTCCCAGGTCATGATCAATGAATTAACCGTAGAAGCAGAGAAATTGGAGGATATTATCCGGACCGCCCTGAAGGGGGTTGCAGGACTCCAGGAGGAGAATAAACGGCAGGCCGACAAGCTCACGCAGCAGTTTAGTCTTCTCGCGGGTGTATTCGGAAGCTTTGGGACACAAGGTCCTGCCGGGCGGGTTTCCATTCCAGCCTTTGTGCAGAAGAGTGTATCGCATCTGATCACTTCGGTTACCGTCCTGCTGGGAAAGGATGAGCTGAATAACGATCCGGCAGTGCAGAAGCTGCGGAATATCATCCAAACGTCCGGGCTTTTGACCGTAGAGGGTATTGCGGCCGTAAGCAAGCTGAAGGATATCTTCGCGGCGCGGGATGGGATCGCGAAGGCGCAGATGGCCTTCAAGGTCTATGAAGCGTTCGGGAACAAGACGCAGATGGAGGCTGTCCATGCGCAGGCCGAGGAAGCACGCCGGAAGCTGGTTTCGCTGGGTGTAGCCAAGGTTCAATATGAACCAGGGAAGGATCTAAGCGGCTATTTCAAGCAGCCGGCTGTCAAAGCCTGCGATTATGATCCGTCGATCACGGCGGAGAGTGTACCGCTCATACATAACGAAGAATATCTGCTGCAGCTGCGGCTGGCGATGGAGAAGAGTGCCGCTGGGAACTATGCGCGAAGCCAGCTGGAAGTGAAGCGGGAGGAGATCAGGATCGCTGAGGCTGTGAGGCAGGTCCAGGAGCAGATCGAAGCTGCAAGACGGCTGAACGGTCCGCCGCTGGAACTGCCGGATGGCACTCCGATTACCGCTAGCAACAAACGAAATGAGACGACCTTTAACTATTATATGGAGCGGATTTCTGATCCCAAAGTAACCAATCAGGTGCTGGCCTATGAAATGTGGCTGGAAGACACGTACGGTATGACGGAATGGCGGAAAAAAGTCGTACAAGCAGACGCGGTAGTAAGGGCTTTTGGGGAAGGCTTGATCACAGAGGTCATCATGGGTGTGGCGGATACGGCTACATTTGCCTTCAAGCTTGTGGTCCACCCGGTCAAAACAACAACGGAAATGAAGAATCAAGCGGTGTATATCATGGAGCATCCGGAAGTACTGGTGGAAGCGGCCAAGATGGCTTATCATAATTTTGACGAAGGAACCCCGGAAGAGAAGGCAGCGATGCTGGGCTCGGTAGCGTCCATACTGGTTCCGGGACTGCAGGTCACCAAAATTGGCAAAGCTGGGAAAGTGTTCAGCGGGGTGGAAGACGTCGTCAGCCAGGCGGCGAAGGATGCCCTGAAAGGAATCAAGTCGAAGCTCCCGGAGCTGGGTCCAGTCTTACAGACACCGGAGGGGTTTGCCTTCAAGGCAGGGGAAATACCCGATACCCCAGCGTTGCCGAAGACGCCGGTGCAGCAGCAATATATTGATGCGATGGATGAAATGGGTGGCAACGGCGGTAGGGTTGAGGGGCCGGGTGAAGTACCTGAAAAGACTTTTGCTGATAATCCTTTTGATGATACAGGGAAACTAATACCTAATGCGAAGTATAAGGCCGGTGAGCACCAATATAATTATGAAACAGATCAGTTGGGTAGAATTGAAAAGTTTAGTACGGATGAGCTAAAATTAACGGCAAGAGATGAAAGATTACCGCATGATGCAAATACACCAGGCAAAGTAACTGGAGACCATGCAGGTCATTTGGCAGGAGACAGATTTGGAGGGTCACCAGAGATTGATAACCTTGTATCTCAGTCAAGTAATGTGAATTTGAGTAAGTATAAAAAAATTGAAAATCAGTGGGCGGCAGCAATAAAGGAAGGAAAGCAAGTAAAAGTAAATGTTGAAGTGAAATATGAGGGAGATAACTTACGACCATCTAAGTTTATTATAGATTACGAGATAGATGGAGAATTTTTTTCTAAGGATTTATTGAATTGA